A window of Shewanella mesophila contains these coding sequences:
- a CDS encoding amidohydrolase family protein, giving the protein MRIHFKSATICITMAALVTFTADANSQLTDNTPKITAFTNATLMIEPGKELKRATLLIENSKIKSIITNEQIPSDAYVIDMTGKVIYPGFIDPYTDYAIDFKYDQQKITPPVYEIKRIGGNAENGAIHAEKEWFNYVYPNEESAKKWLTNGFTSVQTGALDGIFRGRAASVSLAQLKANDIIYRSRSSHLFAFDKGSSIQDYPSSLMGSMALIRQTLADAKWYNANIDKSLDKTSVDNIEFNIALERLGNIKQESTLFETKDLNSLLRAASLLHEHQLSGNLLGNGREYARIDEVKATGFSIILPLNFPAAPNVKDDGEERNIPLAELRHWERAPTNPYALEMAKIPFALTQYGIKADAFWPRLKQAIDAGLSKQTALAALTTEAAEIAGIGDLSGRLKSGYMADLVVADGDLFESGKIESVWLQGKETQLIPRDTHRLTSNYQLTLGELTLDLAVTQGDKLSGMLSSGEQEIRLDALAYANQRLTFTADLGDAGYPGINRFTLWFDDQGVHGRMLDKDNSQHLLAGITIESEQEVEIKPEVPIKPLVSKLTQPNVAYGLITQPETEKIHLRNATIWTSTAEGILENSDLLISRGQIEKIGKNLTTPSGYQIIDATGKHITAGIIDEHSHIALNGGTNEGTDAITSEVRIGDVLNPEDIAIYRALAGGVTSAQLLHGSANPIGGQAQVIKMRWGENAQGIKFEQAPASIKFALGENVKQSNWGDNFTRRFPQSRMGVKSLFEEAFNEAIAYEKALKIYNNLRSSEQRRQLAPKPNYRLQAVSEVLNGKRDIHIHSYVQSEILMFIRLAEAYNFKVGTFTHILEGYKVADEMAKHGAFASTFSDWWAYKFEVYDAIPQNTCLMHDKGVLTSINSDDYEMQRRLNQEAAKSVMYCNMSQMDAWNMVTINPAKQLGIDEYVGSLAPGKQADVVLWDHSPLSVYAKVDSTWIEGRRYFDRVQDKAMQSDVATERAALIQAILTSDKPSVPGETPAVDNDPQWHCDTQYDVWRHHADTQRANTQNANALNSQKRYSHTYGEAL; this is encoded by the coding sequence ATGCGCATTCATTTTAAATCGGCAACCATTTGTATTACTATGGCGGCACTCGTCACTTTTACCGCCGACGCAAACTCACAACTAACTGATAACACGCCAAAAATCACAGCGTTCACCAATGCGACATTGATGATTGAACCAGGAAAAGAGCTCAAGCGAGCAACCCTGTTAATTGAAAACAGTAAAATAAAATCAATTATCACCAATGAGCAAATACCTAGCGATGCTTATGTTATCGATATGACAGGCAAGGTGATTTACCCAGGTTTTATAGACCCCTACACAGACTACGCAATCGATTTTAAATATGATCAGCAAAAGATCACTCCGCCAGTGTATGAAATTAAGCGCATCGGCGGTAATGCTGAGAATGGTGCCATTCACGCCGAAAAGGAGTGGTTTAACTATGTTTACCCCAACGAAGAATCGGCAAAAAAATGGCTAACGAATGGTTTTACCAGCGTACAGACAGGCGCTCTAGACGGGATATTTAGAGGACGGGCAGCGAGTGTTTCTCTCGCGCAATTAAAAGCCAACGATATTATTTATCGTTCAAGATCGAGTCATCTATTCGCTTTCGATAAAGGCAGTTCAATTCAAGATTATCCCAGTTCATTAATGGGCAGTATGGCACTAATACGCCAAACCCTAGCAGATGCCAAATGGTATAACGCCAACATTGATAAATCCTTGGATAAAACATCGGTCGATAATATTGAATTTAATATCGCGCTCGAACGTCTGGGTAATATAAAGCAAGAATCTACACTGTTTGAAACCAAAGATTTAAATAGCCTGTTAAGAGCTGCCAGCTTACTGCACGAACATCAGTTATCGGGCAACCTATTGGGTAACGGAAGAGAATATGCTCGTATCGATGAAGTTAAAGCGACTGGCTTTAGTATTATTTTGCCGCTTAACTTTCCCGCTGCGCCCAATGTCAAAGATGATGGTGAAGAGCGTAATATCCCGTTAGCGGAACTGCGCCACTGGGAGCGCGCGCCAACCAATCCCTATGCCCTCGAAATGGCCAAAATCCCATTTGCCTTGACTCAATATGGGATTAAAGCCGACGCCTTCTGGCCAAGATTGAAACAAGCTATCGATGCAGGGCTCAGCAAACAAACCGCCCTCGCCGCATTAACAACCGAAGCCGCCGAGATTGCGGGGATAGGTGATCTTAGTGGTCGCCTCAAATCTGGCTACATGGCGGATCTTGTGGTTGCCGATGGCGATCTATTTGAGTCAGGTAAAATCGAAAGTGTCTGGTTACAAGGTAAAGAAACTCAATTAATACCAAGAGACACACATAGGCTAACCAGTAATTATCAACTAACACTGGGTGAGCTAACCTTAGATTTAGCGGTGACACAAGGCGACAAACTGTCGGGTATGTTAAGCAGCGGCGAACAAGAGATAAGATTAGACGCCCTAGCCTACGCCAACCAAAGGCTTACCTTTACCGCCGATCTCGGTGACGCAGGCTACCCAGGAATCAATCGTTTTACCTTATGGTTCGATGATCAAGGTGTTCATGGGCGCATGTTAGATAAAGACAACAGCCAACATCTACTAGCCGGTATCACCATTGAAAGCGAGCAAGAAGTAGAGATTAAACCTGAGGTCCCAATTAAACCTCTTGTTTCTAAGCTAACTCAACCAAACGTCGCTTACGGGTTAATCACTCAACCTGAAACAGAGAAAATCCATCTCAGAAATGCCACTATCTGGACATCGACGGCAGAAGGGATATTAGAAAACAGTGACCTACTCATTAGCCGCGGACAGATTGAAAAGATAGGCAAGAATCTCACTACGCCCTCTGGTTATCAAATCATAGATGCAACAGGCAAACATATCACCGCAGGGATCATCGACGAGCACTCTCATATTGCGCTCAATGGCGGCACCAATGAGGGGACGGACGCCATCACCTCAGAGGTACGCATAGGCGATGTACTTAACCCTGAAGATATCGCTATTTATCGAGCCCTTGCTGGCGGCGTAACCTCTGCACAACTGCTGCACGGCAGCGCCAATCCTATCGGTGGACAAGCACAGGTGATAAAAATGCGTTGGGGAGAAAATGCCCAAGGCATTAAATTTGAGCAGGCGCCTGCAAGTATAAAGTTCGCCCTAGGCGAAAACGTCAAGCAGAGCAACTGGGGCGACAATTTCACTCGCCGTTTCCCTCAGAGTCGCATGGGCGTTAAGTCACTATTTGAAGAGGCATTCAACGAAGCGATTGCCTATGAAAAAGCGCTAAAAATCTATAATAACTTGCGCTCGAGTGAACAACGACGCCAGCTTGCCCCTAAACCTAATTACCGCCTCCAAGCCGTCAGTGAAGTGCTCAACGGAAAGCGTGATATCCACATCCACTCTTATGTTCAATCGGAGATCTTGATGTTTATCCGTCTAGCGGAGGCTTACAATTTTAAAGTCGGTACCTTCACCCATATTTTAGAGGGCTATAAAGTTGCCGATGAGATGGCAAAACATGGGGCTTTTGCGTCGACATTCTCCGATTGGTGGGCCTATAAATTCGAGGTTTATGATGCCATCCCACAAAATACCTGTCTGATGCACGACAAAGGCGTGCTCACCAGCATCAACTCGGATGACTATGAGATGCAACGGCGTCTCAACCAAGAAGCGGCTAAATCGGTAATGTACTGCAACATGAGCCAAATGGATGCTTGGAACATGGTGACAATCAACCCAGCAAAACAACTGGGGATCGACGAATATGTAGGTTCATTAGCGCCAGGCAAACAAGCCGATGTCGTACTTTGGGATCACTCGCCACTTTCAGTATATGCAAAAGTCGATAGCACTTGGATTGAGGGACGTCGCTATTTCGACAGAGTACAAGACAAGGCGATGCAATCCGATGTCGCCACCGAGCGCGCGGCGCTAATTCAAGCCATATTAACCAGTGACAAGCCCAGTGTTCCGGGAGAGACACCAGCTGTCGACAATGACCCCCAATGGCACTGCGACACCCAATATGATGTTTGGCGACACCATGCCGATACACAAAGAGCCAATACGCAGAACGCCAACGCACTAAACAGCCAAAAACGATACAGCCACACGTATGGGGAGGCTTTATAA
- a CDS encoding amidohydrolase family protein, translated as MRHLTQIMAVGLGLVSSSLLAHDMVPAKPQSQAIVISNARVHTVTDGVLANTDIRLEAGKIVAVGTKLNAENALVIDATGKHLYPGLIALDTSIGLVEVEMMRPSNDSYEVGQSNPQLLAVSAFNPDSEIIPTVRVNGITHAQVVPQGKALTGQSALVSLDSWTIEDALVATPKQFHLYWPTMGRLSHDDEKRKQQVEQYNQQREAIKTALQDGYRYYLAANANKINKIDNRWQAMLPLYQGQGQLFVHADSSEQIEQAVAMITPYQFKLVIVGGYDAWRVAEQLNEIGASVIYNHTLSLPMRKDEPTEMSFKVPKLLKQAGIPFALGFSSDWNARNLPFAAGQAAAYGLSQDEALKSITLDAAKILGIDDMGAIAVGYKANILLSSGDMLDPLSSKIEAVFIDGRQIDLNNRQQQLYQKYLKR; from the coding sequence ATGAGACATTTAACTCAAATAATGGCCGTCGGTCTTGGCTTAGTCAGTAGCTCTCTATTGGCTCACGACATGGTGCCAGCAAAACCACAAAGCCAAGCCATAGTGATTAGCAATGCAAGGGTGCATACCGTCACCGATGGCGTACTCGCCAACACTGATATTCGGCTAGAGGCAGGTAAAATTGTTGCAGTCGGTACAAAGCTCAACGCCGAAAATGCACTGGTTATCGATGCCACAGGCAAACATCTTTATCCTGGATTGATTGCATTAGATACCAGTATCGGCCTGGTCGAAGTGGAGATGATGCGCCCAAGTAATGACAGCTATGAAGTTGGTCAGAGTAATCCACAACTACTGGCTGTTAGTGCATTTAATCCCGATTCAGAGATTATTCCAACGGTGCGTGTCAACGGTATAACCCATGCTCAAGTCGTACCTCAAGGAAAGGCGTTAACCGGACAATCCGCATTGGTATCTTTAGATAGTTGGACCATAGAAGATGCATTAGTGGCAACACCCAAACAGTTTCATCTCTACTGGCCCACTATGGGACGCTTATCCCATGATGATGAGAAACGAAAGCAACAGGTCGAGCAATATAACCAGCAGCGAGAGGCGATTAAGACGGCACTGCAAGATGGTTATCGCTATTATCTCGCGGCTAACGCCAATAAAATCAACAAAATTGATAATCGCTGGCAAGCGATGTTGCCACTCTATCAAGGTCAGGGACAGCTTTTCGTTCACGCCGATAGCAGCGAGCAGATTGAACAAGCGGTAGCTATGATCACGCCTTATCAATTTAAACTCGTGATCGTCGGCGGCTATGACGCTTGGCGAGTCGCAGAGCAGCTCAATGAAATTGGCGCATCGGTCATCTACAACCACACCTTAAGCTTACCCATGCGAAAAGATGAGCCAACCGAAATGAGCTTCAAAGTGCCCAAGCTGCTCAAACAAGCTGGAATCCCCTTTGCTCTTGGCTTTAGCTCCGACTGGAACGCGCGTAACCTCCCCTTTGCCGCAGGCCAAGCGGCGGCCTACGGATTAAGCCAAGATGAGGCGCTTAAAAGTATCACCTTAGACGCGGCGAAGATCCTGGGTATCGATGATATGGGGGCGATAGCGGTTGGTTACAAAGCCAACATCTTACTCTCCTCTGGTGACATGCTAGATCCACTATCGAGTAAAATCGAAGCCGTGTTTATCGATGGCCGCCAAATAGATCTCAATAATCGCCAACAACAACTTTATCAAAAGTACCTAAAGCGTTAG
- a CDS encoding acyltransferase, producing MTAHIDYQAQHKQRLAYMPWLYFSLKPKHLSWAKPWQDEIQRRLMALETITIGDNCFIAEQAHLFAEPGRGIIIGDQCMLAADSFLHGPIVLGNEVAINHGCSLDGGSGKIVIGDQTRIANNVTIYAFNHGMSPNSPIYQQKSNSKGIVIGKDVWIGAQAGIVDGVTIGDCAVIGMGAIVTKDVPDYGIVAGNPATLIGDRRNRRDKK from the coding sequence ATGACAGCTCACATCGATTACCAAGCGCAGCATAAACAGCGCCTCGCCTATATGCCTTGGCTCTACTTCTCCTTAAAGCCGAAGCATTTAAGCTGGGCCAAACCCTGGCAAGATGAAATTCAGCGCCGGTTGATGGCCCTAGAAACCATCACCATTGGCGACAACTGCTTTATTGCCGAGCAGGCGCATCTATTTGCCGAGCCAGGGCGTGGCATCATTATTGGTGACCAATGTATGCTAGCTGCCGACAGCTTTTTACATGGGCCTATAGTGCTAGGTAATGAAGTGGCGATTAATCACGGCTGCTCACTCGATGGCGGCAGTGGAAAAATTGTTATTGGCGATCAGACCCGTATCGCCAACAATGTCACCATCTACGCCTTTAATCATGGCATGTCGCCTAACAGCCCCATCTACCAACAGAAGTCGAACTCTAAAGGCATCGTTATCGGTAAGGATGTATGGATTGGCGCGCAAGCTGGCATTGTCGATGGCGTAACCATTGGCGACTGCGCAGTAATAGGAATGGGGGCTATTGTCACCAAAGATGTGCCTGACTATGGCATTGTCGCCGGTAACCCCGCAACCTTGATTGGCGATAGAAGAAATAGAAGAGATAAAAAGTAA
- a CDS encoding M28 family metallopeptidase: MLLLPAAHAAPFNFDQQSYRQDVQTLASDQFEGRGPLSKGETLTVEYLENAYKSMGLAPGFGDSYRQSVPMAKISADQSMQLTIGDMVFSNGDEFTARTEQVQPKVALKDNDVVFVGYGINAPEYHWNDYANIDVKDKTVILLVNDPGFATQDPQVFKGNAMTYYGRWTYKYEEAARQGAKAVFIVHETAPAAYGWNVVQNSNTNAKYTLVDDSKNSSHIGVMGWIQHEVAQKIFKAAGLDYDKLKLTAAKPGFKSMALNLKANLELNNQIELATSYNVAGLLLGTSQADEWLVMHAHWDHLGKTSHDGETRIYNGAVDNASGVAGVLQLARHFKGLTGDDAPKRSMLFAAFTAEETGLIGAQYFADHPPVATKQLVSFLNIDGMNVGKGVDYILRYGEGVSELESYLDKAAKAQGRWVKADPRPQNGLMFRSDHFALAKQGVPGLMFMSLGDTDPDYIAHKYHQGADDYDPNWDLGGVAQDLTLISDILTQLANNDDWPKWLEASDFKKRRAQDGL; encoded by the coding sequence GTGTTACTCTTGCCCGCTGCCCATGCCGCCCCATTTAATTTTGACCAGCAAAGCTATCGCCAAGATGTTCAAACTCTCGCCAGCGATCAATTTGAGGGCCGCGGCCCACTCTCCAAGGGCGAAACTCTCACGGTCGAATACCTTGAGAACGCCTATAAATCTATGGGACTCGCACCCGGCTTTGGTGACAGTTACCGCCAGAGTGTGCCCATGGCCAAGATCAGCGCCGATCAATCCATGCAGCTTACCATTGGCGATATGGTGTTTAGTAATGGCGATGAATTTACCGCTCGCACAGAGCAAGTCCAGCCTAAGGTTGCCTTGAAAGATAACGATGTCGTGTTTGTCGGTTATGGCATCAATGCGCCCGAGTATCACTGGAACGATTACGCCAATATCGACGTAAAAGACAAGACGGTGATACTACTGGTGAACGACCCCGGATTTGCCACTCAAGATCCTCAAGTATTTAAAGGCAACGCCATGACTTACTACGGCCGCTGGACCTATAAATATGAGGAAGCCGCTCGTCAAGGCGCTAAGGCGGTATTTATTGTCCATGAAACCGCCCCTGCGGCCTATGGTTGGAATGTGGTGCAAAACAGTAATACTAACGCCAAATACACCCTAGTCGATGACAGCAAAAACAGCTCACATATCGGTGTCATGGGTTGGATACAGCATGAAGTGGCGCAAAAAATATTTAAGGCTGCAGGCCTAGATTACGATAAGCTCAAACTGACTGCGGCAAAGCCAGGCTTTAAATCCATGGCACTTAATCTCAAGGCCAATCTTGAACTCAATAACCAGATTGAATTAGCCACCTCTTATAATGTCGCAGGCCTACTGCTTGGTACTAGTCAAGCTGATGAATGGTTAGTGATGCATGCTCACTGGGATCATTTAGGTAAAACGAGTCATGATGGTGAAACTCGGATCTACAACGGTGCAGTCGACAATGCCTCTGGCGTCGCCGGGGTATTGCAACTTGCCCGTCACTTCAAAGGGTTAACAGGTGATGATGCGCCAAAACGTTCTATGCTATTTGCCGCCTTTACCGCCGAAGAAACAGGATTAATTGGGGCACAATATTTTGCCGATCATCCTCCCGTTGCCACCAAACAGTTAGTGTCATTTTTAAATATCGATGGCATGAATGTCGGCAAAGGGGTCGATTACATTTTACGCTATGGTGAAGGTGTCTCTGAGCTAGAGAGCTACTTAGATAAGGCAGCGAAGGCGCAAGGTCGCTGGGTTAAAGCCGATCCGCGTCCACAAAATGGCTTAATGTTCCGCTCAGATCATTTTGCACTCGCCAAGCAAGGCGTACCAGGTTTAATGTTTATGAGCCTAGGTGATACCGACCCCGACTATATCGCCCATAAATACCATCAGGGAGCCGATGATTATGATCCCAATTGGGATCTAGGTGGCGTCGCGCAAGACTTAACACTGATCAGCGACATCTTGACTCAACTGGCGAACAACGATGACTGGCCAAAATGGCTCGAAGCGTCAGACTTTAAGAAACGCCGCGCCCAAGATGGCTTATAG
- a CDS encoding H-NS family histone-like protein: MSEFLDILTHGRRFKAAVKELSVDDLKDLAVKLEKIITEKVQQAEEENAAMAERNAKIEEIRQQMEAVGLSVDDLGVVATKSAPKKKRAPRPAKYKIEVDGETITWTGQGRTPTVFKKELDKGRSLEEFLI; this comes from the coding sequence ATGAGCGAATTTCTAGATATTTTGACCCACGGTCGTCGTTTTAAAGCTGCTGTTAAAGAGCTATCAGTTGATGACTTAAAAGACTTAGCCGTCAAACTTGAAAAAATCATCACTGAAAAAGTTCAGCAAGCCGAAGAAGAAAATGCGGCAATGGCAGAACGTAACGCAAAAATTGAAGAGATCCGCCAACAAATGGAAGCCGTTGGTTTATCAGTTGATGATTTAGGTGTTGTTGCAACAAAATCAGCACCAAAGAAAAAGCGCGCACCACGCCCAGCTAAATATAAAATTGAAGTCGATGGCGAAACCATCACTTGGACAGGTCAGGGTCGCACTCCAACTGTATTTAAGAAAGAATTGGACAAAGGACGTAGCCTAGAAGAGTTCCTTATCTAG
- the rcsF gene encoding Rcs stress response system protein RcsF, with the protein MKKTTLAITVLLLSGCAGDYAFNSNLSGQAIDDYFKVGDVVLYQQGMQPSTTYEVKGLVEGESCQERVNDVPASIADARTIARRAAAEKGANGLIVKQCVMFEEATKACVTRALCVGQAIVDAK; encoded by the coding sequence ATGAAAAAGACAACCCTTGCCATCACAGTGCTACTGCTAAGTGGTTGCGCTGGCGACTACGCTTTTAATAGCAACTTAAGCGGACAAGCCATAGATGACTACTTTAAAGTTGGTGACGTTGTTTTATATCAACAGGGTATGCAGCCATCGACAACCTATGAAGTAAAAGGCTTAGTCGAAGGTGAATCTTGCCAAGAACGCGTAAATGACGTGCCAGCCTCTATTGCCGATGCACGCACCATCGCTCGCCGAGCCGCCGCTGAAAAAGGCGCAAATGGTCTCATCGTTAAGCAGTGTGTCATGTTTGAAGAAGCCACTAAAGCCTGCGTTACTCGTGCGTTATGCGTTGGCCAGGCCATAGTAGATGCGAAGTAA
- a CDS encoding electron transfer flavoprotein subunit alpha/FixB family protein translates to MAILVIAEHDNASLKLDTAKVVACGQAIGGDVDLLVAGENCAAAVEAAKQLSGVRTVLVADNAAYANGIAENLGALVVSMASDYQHILASASSLGKDVMPRVAALLDVAQLSEVVEVVSDDTFVRPIYAGSAMATVQSLDAIKVMTVRCSAFDSVANDGGAAVQNIDGVFSSNVEFVSQTLTESERPDLGAASVVVSGGRALGSAENFAILEQLADKLGGALGASRAAVDAGYVPNDLQVGQTGKIVAPDLYIAVGISGAIQHLAGMKDSKVIVAINKDPEAPIFQVADYGLEADLFEAVPKLLELL, encoded by the coding sequence ATGGCTATTCTAGTAATTGCAGAACATGATAATGCGAGTCTAAAGCTAGATACCGCAAAAGTGGTTGCTTGTGGTCAAGCGATTGGTGGTGATGTTGATCTGTTAGTTGCCGGTGAAAACTGCGCGGCGGCAGTCGAAGCGGCTAAACAACTCAGTGGTGTACGAACTGTATTGGTTGCCGATAATGCCGCTTATGCTAATGGTATTGCGGAAAATCTGGGTGCCTTAGTGGTGTCTATGGCGAGTGATTATCAACATATCTTGGCATCGGCTTCTAGCTTAGGTAAAGATGTTATGCCTCGCGTTGCAGCGCTGCTTGATGTGGCTCAGTTGTCAGAAGTCGTTGAAGTGGTTAGTGATGATACCTTCGTGCGTCCAATATACGCTGGTAGCGCTATGGCAACCGTACAGAGCTTAGATGCGATAAAAGTGATGACTGTTCGTTGCAGTGCGTTTGACTCTGTGGCTAATGATGGCGGTGCAGCGGTACAAAACATCGATGGCGTGTTTAGTAGCAATGTTGAGTTTGTATCGCAAACCTTGACTGAATCTGAGCGCCCAGACTTAGGTGCCGCTTCTGTTGTTGTTTCTGGTGGTCGTGCGTTAGGCAGTGCAGAGAACTTCGCTATCCTTGAGCAGCTAGCCGACAAATTGGGCGGCGCTTTGGGTGCATCTCGCGCGGCCGTTGACGCGGGCTACGTGCCAAATGATCTACAGGTGGGTCAAACTGGTAAGATTGTTGCCCCAGATCTGTATATTGCTGTCGGTATTTCTGGTGCCATTCAACACCTGGCGGGTATGAAAGACTCTAAAGTTATTGTGGCAATTAACAAAGATCCAGAAGCTCCGATCTTCCAAGTCGCTGATTACGGTCTAGAGGCTGATCTGTTTGAAGCCGTGCCTAAGTTACTTGAGCTTCTTTAG
- a CDS encoding electron transfer flavoprotein subunit beta/FixA family protein gives MKVLVPVKRVVDANVKVRVNADNTSVDTANLKMAINPFCEIAVEEAVRLKEAGIVTEIVVATIGPKAAQEQLRTAMALGADRGIHVETDEELAPLSIAKLLNAIQGQEQAQIILLGKQSIDGDNNQTGQMLAALAGMPQATFASEVKVEGDTVLVTREIDGGLQTLKMPLPAIITTDLRLNEPRYAKLPNIMKAKRKPLDTVTVDSLGVTLKQHQNVLKVTPPAQREAGVMVASVEELVEKLKNEAKVI, from the coding sequence ATGAAAGTATTGGTGCCAGTTAAACGCGTCGTCGATGCCAATGTGAAGGTCAGAGTGAATGCTGACAATACGAGTGTCGATACCGCAAATCTTAAAATGGCGATTAATCCATTTTGTGAGATTGCTGTAGAAGAAGCGGTTCGTTTAAAAGAAGCGGGTATTGTTACTGAGATAGTAGTGGCAACCATTGGACCTAAAGCGGCTCAAGAGCAATTGCGTACAGCAATGGCATTAGGTGCCGATCGTGGTATTCATGTGGAAACCGATGAAGAACTCGCACCTCTGTCAATCGCAAAGCTCCTTAATGCTATTCAGGGCCAAGAGCAGGCGCAGATTATTCTGCTCGGTAAGCAATCTATCGATGGCGATAACAATCAGACGGGTCAGATGCTGGCAGCGCTTGCAGGTATGCCTCAAGCCACCTTTGCGTCTGAAGTGAAGGTCGAAGGCGATACCGTATTAGTGACTCGTGAAATTGATGGCGGTTTGCAAACCTTAAAGATGCCACTACCTGCGATTATTACTACCGATCTGCGTTTGAACGAACCTAGATATGCAAAACTACCTAACATCATGAAAGCGAAGCGTAAGCCACTTGATACGGTAACTGTTGATAGCCTAGGCGTGACACTTAAGCAACATCAAAATGTGCTTAAAGTTACTCCGCCTGCTCAGCGTGAGGCTGGCGTGATGGTGGCTTCTGTTGAGGAGCTGGTTGAAAAGCTAAAAAATGAAGCGAAGGTGATCTAA
- the tsaA gene encoding tRNA (N6-threonylcarbamoyladenosine(37)-N6)-methyltransferase TrmO, with amino-acid sequence MIFTSEIQAVAICRTPYKQKFGIPRQPGLVTAARGFVELQAPFNHIDTVRGLEQYSHIWLLFSFHENLAQGWKTTVRPPRLGGNEKLGVFATRSTFRPNGIGQSVVKLHGVHQQKGKVVLEISAMDLLDGTPIIDIKPYIPFSDAISDAEGGIAHEAPVLANVSFTDEVQHQLANYEQNQYPNLRQIIEGVLAQDPRPAYKKAKADPKQYQVALYDLDILWRVIDEEIMVETIRPSTLTESESDEE; translated from the coding sequence ATGATCTTTACCAGCGAAATTCAAGCGGTGGCTATTTGCCGCACTCCGTACAAACAAAAGTTTGGGATTCCTCGCCAACCTGGGCTAGTGACCGCTGCCCGTGGTTTTGTTGAGCTACAAGCCCCCTTTAACCATATCGATACCGTGCGTGGTCTGGAGCAATACTCTCATATCTGGCTGTTATTTAGTTTTCATGAAAATCTAGCTCAGGGCTGGAAAACCACAGTGAGACCACCTCGCCTAGGCGGCAATGAAAAACTCGGTGTATTTGCAACCCGTTCCACTTTTCGCCCTAACGGCATTGGACAATCGGTAGTCAAACTCCATGGGGTCCACCAGCAGAAAGGCAAGGTGGTATTAGAGATCTCGGCAATGGATCTGCTCGATGGCACGCCGATTATCGATATTAAACCTTACATTCCTTTCTCTGATGCGATTAGCGATGCCGAGGGCGGCATCGCGCATGAAGCGCCAGTGCTCGCCAATGTCAGTTTTACCGATGAAGTACAGCATCAGCTGGCAAATTATGAGCAGAATCAATATCCCAACTTACGGCAGATCATTGAAGGAGTGCTCGCTCAAGACCCAAGACCTGCCTATAAGAAAGCCAAAGCCGACCCTAAACAGTATCAGGTCGCACTCTACGATTTAGATATCCTTTGGCGAGTGATTGACGAGGAGATAATGGTAGAAACCATACGTCCCTCAACGCTGACAGAATCTGAGTCGGACGAAGAGTGA